From the Tachysurus fulvidraco isolate hzauxx_2018 chromosome 21, HZAU_PFXX_2.0, whole genome shotgun sequence genome, the window CTGATCTACATCATGATGCTATCCGTCCCAGGCCTTCTGATGGCCAGTCAGAATTTACTCAATAACTTCACAGCAGGAATCCCGAAGCATCACTGCACCATCTCCAACATGACGATCACTCTGAACATTTCCACATCTGAGGAAGATGAGCTCTCGCTTTTGAGAACCTTCATTCCTGAGGATCAGTCTCAGCTTTCCGAATGCAGCAGGTTTGTTCAGCCCCAGTGGTATCTGAGCAGCACAAACCTCAGTCAGTCTGCAAGTCTGAATTTGACTGAAATTGAGACAGAGAGCTGCAAGGATGGATGGACCTACAAGAGGACGGAGTTTATCTCCACAATCGTGTCTGAGGTGCGTGAGCTGGTTGATTAGACTCTCTGTAACCCTCTAAACGTTCAGTCTCATTGTGGAGATGAGAGATACGAGAGCTGTCTAAAGGGTTTAAATAAGTGTGAGGGTTTCAAGGCTCCGAGGTTGTGTTTTTAATCATATAATTTTGTAATGCTTTAAAATTTGTGTGCTTCcatattgtttttaatataaaatgtgaaaCAAGGTTGTGGAGCAGGAGCTTAGGTTGAAGATGAATCTGAAGATCTTACTTTTGTTCCTCACTTTGCAACTTCTCAACTCAGGTCTGTGAGGACAAAACTGCCCTGGGATCAAAGGTTCCAGGGTCACATCCAGGGCCTGTGTGCCCATAGCATTGTTGTGTAGTCATGGTGAAGAACTTTGTGTTGTTGTGGATCTTTACAGTGTCATGCCTTCGAGACACAACATCAAGATGTACTGAGTTTTATAATAACAAAACTTCACCGTGATCCTGATGCTTTCACACAGTGTTTAACATTCAGCAGCTGATGTTGTTCATaatggagcagtgtgtgtgtgtgtgtgtgtgtgtgtgtgtgcgtgtgtgtgtgtgtgtgtgtgtgtgtgtgtgtgtgtgtgtgtgtgtgtgttttcctcagTGGGATCTTGTGTGCAGTCTCCGGCCACTCAAACAGATGAGTCAGACCATCTACATGGGTGGAGTTCTCACAGGTGCCATTATTTTTGGAGGGCTTTCAGACAGGTGAATAAAGTCTTAGATGAATTCCTTGCTGTTCTTCGCATGTTCTTCTCATGTTCTTCTCATGTTCTTCTCATGTTCATCACAAGTTCCTCTTCCCCTGAAGGTTTGGGAGGAAGGTGATACTCACCTGGTCATATTTTCAgctggctgttttggggacattCACTGCTTTGTCTCCGTCGTACTTGGCCTACTGCATCTTTCGCTTCCTCACCGGCATGGCTGTGTCAGGGGTCATCCTCAACACTATGTCACTCAGTGAGTAACACCCACTCTTCATCAaaatcctcctcctcatcatcatctgcaCAGTGAGATGAGCTAAAGCAGAGACTGGTGTCAGATGTTTGCTTTTCCAGCTGTACCTCAtgttgctcagttatataagaTGTTCCACAGAGACAGTTATCAGGTTCTCCAGCactgttctgtgtttgtgtgtgtgtgtttgtgtgtgtgtgtttgtgtgtgtttgtgtgtgtgtgtttgtgtgtgtgtgtgtgtgtgtatagggatGGAATGGGTCCCCACAAGGTCCCGCACCCTGGTGTCTTTTCTCTCCTCCGTGTTCTTCATTTTTGGGCAGATGCTTCTAGCAGGAATAGCGTACAGTCTGAAGGACTGGAGGAAACTGCACGTGGCCGTCTGCTCGCCCTTCTTCATCGTTTTCCTGTATTGCTGGTGAGGACAGTGAGATGTTCCTTCAAGGCAAATCCCATTTATTGTATGTTCAGTGCCGTGGCTGCAGATGGAGTTCAGCTGAtgttcagtttgtgtgtatgtgatctTCAGGTGGATCGCAGAGTCCGCGAGATGGCTAGTGGTGAACGGTCGCTCAGAAGAAGCTCTGCAGCAGCTCCACCGTGTGGCCAGGATCAACGGCAAACAGGAAATGGTGGAGAAAATCACACTGGAGGTCTGGAGGATATTTACACAGtctgaacacaataaacacttcaTGTTCACTTTAACATCTCTGTGATGGAGCagagtgagttacagacctgtGTCCTCTTCACAAACACTCCATACGGCCTgcagagtacagtgtgtgtgtgtgtgtgtgtgtgtgtgtgtgtgtgtgtgtgtgtgtgtgtgtaggtgctgcAGTCTCATATGAAGAAAGAGATGCAGTCCAGTAATAAAGTGTTCACAGTGTACGATCTTCTGCGCACTCCCGTCATTAGGAGGATCTCTTTGTGCCTCGTAGCTGTCTGGTAAATCTATACATGACACACTGCTAATGTAAACTAGAGAAAGTGGGCGGAGCCTGTTTACACATTATTATGACATGAGGAGCAGGCAGTTAAAATTTCAGTTCACACttcaatatgaaataaaaaatctaaaatttacAAGGAAAAGTTGATTTAAACCCCCATCACCTTGCTGTTCtgtcctccaggttctccaccAGTTTTGCATATTATGGTCTGGCGATGGACCTGCAGAAGTTCGGCGTTGACATCTACCTGATGCAGTTAATATTCGGGGCGGTGGATTTTCCCGCAAGACTGTTGGCTCTTTTCATGTTGAACTATCTGGGTCGGCGTCTAACACAGGGCACATGTCTGCTCGCCTCAGGCTTTGCCATCTTCACCAACATCTTCATCTCTAAAGGTGAGGTTCAGGTGGAGAAATGTTATTTATCACtttaatgtagaaaaaaattcacaaaaaaaatccatttataaaaagaaaagagagagaatgtaaactTCTGCACACACAGACCTGCAGATCCTGAGAACAACCCTGGCTGTGCTGGGGAAAGGCTTCACCTCTGCATCCTTCTCCTGTATCTACCTGTACACTGGAGAACTTTATCCTACGGTCATCAGGTCCGACTCCAGCAACACACTCGCtgaataaacactacaacactgagGGTGGTGCTGTTACagcacaagtgttttattctgcttACGCAGACTTTATTTAGTATTAAGGAACAGCACATCACACTTTTATCCATTTACCTACAACACACTTCTGTTCTGTTAGttataagtgacgtgacgtaagtgcagtgacacacactcagaatacgttctctgtatttaacccatccaaagtgcacacacacagcagtgaacacacacacacacacacacacacacacacacacacacacacacacacacacacacacacacacacacacacacacacacacacacagcagtgaacacacacctggagcagtgggcagccacttatgctgcggcgcccagggagcagttggggggttcgatgccttgctcaagggcacctcagtcgtggccggcccgagactcgaacccacaaccttaggattacgaatcagactctctaaccattaggccatgacttgccccctcagcggtctctctttattctctctctttattctctctctccaaGTTAATAAGAGATAAATCTCAGCGTGTttctgagaaacacacagaagtgtaaactcatctgtcctgaagatgtgaaGAACtttacagcttcacctctgactgagacacagagctcacactggagactctccTTAAATTTAATACAACTTCAccatatgattgtgtgtgtgtgtgtgtgtgtgtgtgtgtgtgtgtgtgtgtgtgtgtgtgtgtgtgtgtgtgtgtgtgcaggcagaCTGGAATGGGTTTTACCTCCACTATGGCTCGTATCGGCTCCATGGCAGCTCCAGTGGTTCTTATCCTTGATGAGGTTTTCCCTGTTCTGCCCAGCTTAGTGTATGGAGGCGCAGCTGTAATCTCAGGAGTCACTGCGTTTCTGCTTCCTGAAACTCTGAACGTGCCGCTGCCCGACACCATCGAGGACGTGGAGGAGAACTGGTGAGTACAGACGGTCAGTGAGAAGAACTCTCCTGAACATTCTCAGGGTCGGTCAGAACTCTAACGATCGCTCTGGGGACATTTTCAGGTCAAAGAAAACTCATAGGAATAAGGAGCAGGCCTATAGCGAGACCTTGATACTCGACACACTCGGACAAACCGCAGAGGAACGTGAGGAGCGACGATCGAGTGGACTCGTTGCTCTCTAAGTGTTATTCAGTCTGATCCTACATCCTTCTCCATCCTTACTGTAGTGTAGacaagataaaaataaacagaattcaAACATCACCCCTACTGCTGGTCTGCTTTCCTGTGTGACTGCAATGCATTATGGGTATTATCTTAAACACTGAGATTCACTTATCAAGGTTTTGGGAGTCTAAATAAAATATCGATCTGTTTCAGTcacaaaaactaaataaactaaatgcaggtctttattttttccaacataaagatgaatattcatgaggttTGATGTATCGACCAATCAGCTCTTTCCATCTGATCTCACCTCACAGACTCATCATGTGAGATCATACACACGTGTGATCATGAGGAAAATCCCCATGAGACTTCCTGCCCCTCCCCCGCCCCCCACTGCAGTTTAGCGGTGcagctcttacacacacagagcaaatcACTGGAAGTTTGTTCAGGAAATATACActgacatttaacatttaatagtgtgtacagtatgaggtaatggtctgtgatgtcatcactgtgATCAAAGTAATAACACATCCATCAGGTTTATTTACTACAACATGTTCTTATGcaatgttctccccgtgcctcgggggtttcctccaggtactccggtttcctcccccggtccaaagacatgcatggtaggttgattggcatctctggaaaattgtccgtagtgtgtgtgtgtgtgtgtgtgtgtgtgtgtgtgagtgaatgagagtgtgtgtgtgccctgtgatgggttggcactccgtccagggtgtatcctgcctcgatgcccgatgacgcctgagataggcacaggctccccgtgacccgagaagttcggataagcggtagaagatgaatgagtgagtgaatgagtgagtgagtgaatgagtgagtgagtgagtgagtgagtgagtgagtgagtgaatgagtgagtgagtgaatgagtgagtgagtgaatgagtgagtgagtgagtgaatgttctTATGTGGAAATCAGGAGAAAATTAAATcatcacaacaaaacaaattatgTTGAGATAACAAGGAAAAAACGTAATAACGCACGGCCTCTTGGGTCGTCTGAACAATTgctttttatgtaaaataatgtgcatgttgtgtgtgagagattacAGAGAGTGACGTCATTGGTGGGCGGAGTCTGATTACAACTCCAAAGGTTAGACGGTTTATATGAGCTTGTGTTGTTCTCACTTTAGTGAGTGTGAATAAGTTTTAGTAAATTATTATCCtgctgagagtgagacagtgtgtctTATGgtgctgagagtgagacagtgtgtctTATGgtgctgagagtgagacagtgtgtctTATGgtgctgagagtgagacagtcaGAGACGCTCAGTTTCGGGTCATACAGGTGGAACCGGAACAGGAACCTGTTTATTATGAGCACAAGATCAGGTGTTTTCAGTCCTGTGATGATTCCACAGTGTCTCTGAACTCAGGTAAGCAGCTCGAGAAGCTCATATCCTGCTCCTGACTTCAGTCTTTTATTCATCTAaaactgttttgtttgatttttttgttgttctcttgATCATATCAgtgttgtgagtttgtgtgtgtgtgtgtgtgtgtgtgtgtgtgtgtgtgtgtgataacgtCCTGAGATAAAGCAGCGTGTTTGAACAGAAGCAGATCCACACTCAGACTTTAAGCTTTATGTCTTTAAATTACTTTCTTTTTACCTTAACTAGAATTTTCTGTCCTTTCATCActgtaacattattattattattattattattattattattattattattattattattattgtgttatttacactttatattttttgtcCTTTGTTATCAAACCATTTCCAGTTGTTTGATTTATTCGGACACTCAGCGACGTTCACGTTTAGTTACGTCTGTAAATTAAATGAAGATTTGCTCTGATAGTGAAACTCGTATCCACCATGACGGCTCCTGTGCCCAAGCCGAGAACCCGCTACATGTTCagtaagaatttacagaatggttccacagagaggtgagttacaggcatcatcatcatcatcatcatcatcatcatcagtaatACTTTTTTCTTAGCAGTTAAATATGTATCTGTTTTCTCTTGGTGTTTTTCAGCAGTAATGTGATTAAGgatgaaacacagacagacaataaaGTGAATGGCACAAGTAagtttcattaataataaacaagcctacagacagacagtgacggCTGCTTTATGGAATGTCGATGTGTTTATGAAGAACCggaaaaaccacacacacattgttagGACAGAGATTATTGTCAGAGATTGTTGTGTGAAAGCAAATAACTTTGTGGAGTGGATTAAACAACCTGAGGGGAAATAAGTGAGTAAAGAAGTGTGTGATGAAGGCTGTGCAGATCAGAAGCAGGTTGTGAACAGGGCTCTTATCCTACACAATACACAAGTCTGTCTTATGAACCGTCTGAATTGTTGTTGTATCAGAGGAATAAAACTGTAACAGGTgaacagtgacgtgacataaggCTAAGTACAGGGACACACACTCAATGTGTTCTCTGCTTTTaactcatccaaagtgcacacacactgcagtgaacacacacacacacacacacacacacactgcagtgaacacacacacacacacacacacacacacacacacacacacacacacacacacacacacacttcatagaacacacacacacacacacacacacacacacactgcagtgaacacacacacacacacacacacacacacacacacacacacacacacacacactgcagtgaacacacacacacacacacacacacacacactgcagtgaacacacacacacacacacacacacacacagcagtgaacacacacacacacacacacacacactgaagagaacacacacacacacacacacactgcagtgaacacacacacacacacacacacacacacacacacacacacactgcagtgaacacacacacacacacacacacacacacacacacacactgcagtgaacacacacacacacacacacacacacacacacacacacagacacacacacacacacacagacacacacacacacagacacacacacacacacacacacacacacacacaacactgcagtgaacacacacacacacacacacacacacacacacacacactgcagtgaacacacacacacaaacacacacacacacacacactggaacacacacacacacaaacacacacagactggaacacacacacaaacacacacacactggaacacacacacacacacactggaacacacacacacacacacacacacacacacacacacacacacacacacacacacacattacagtgaacacacacacactgcagtgaacacacacacacacacacacacacacacacacacacacacacacacactgcagtgaacacacacaaacagcagtgaacacacacacacacacacacacacacacacacacacacacacacacagcagtgaacacacacacacacacacacacacacacacacacacacacacacacacacacacacacacacacacacacacacacaaacacacaccatgaacacacacccagagcagtgggccgcccggggagcagttggggggttcggtgccttgctcaagggcacctcagtcatggtattgccggcccgagactcgaacccacaaccttagggttaggagtcagactctctaaccctaaggccacgacttcccgtgtgtatgtgttgtgtattattTACACAACACTTTATAACTGTGTTACTGCAGTGAAACGTGTGAGATGGAATGTAGCATGTTCTCGCTCCTATAAAACAGCTCAGGAACAACAAGgttctgcttttgttttgtcagaCGTGAACGCAGACTCGTGTGTCTCTCCCGCTGGTCTCCCTCGACTTAGAGAGACACATGACTCCAGCGGGGCGGACATAGTGGAGAGATTCCTGTGGCCGTCCTCGCCTCCTCAGAGCCCCTTAGCATCTGATGATGAGGACTTTGAAATCTCAGAATGTGTGAAGGAGAATGTTACATCTGATTCCTCGACTGATGAAGGCCTCGTGACGCCCTTCagcccacagacagacacggctAATGACCTCCACCCTCCTGAAGAATGTCACAACTCCACAGAAAGGTGGGTGAGATCCTGGAAAGCTGCTGTAATAAACTGAAACTTCACATTCTGCAGAATGTCTCAGTAAGAGTGTGGATCCAaagtttcttcttgtttttaaacAGCGCTCCCGAGGAGACGAATTCTCAGCCTAATAATGCTGCTCTGTACAAAACATCAGTGCTGAAGAAACCGAAACAAACACCAACCCCAAAGAAACCACGGTGAGATCTAGAACCTTGGTGCAGATTTGTATGAGTgtgaggaggttggggttagTGACCTGGAGCACAGCACCTTCAGCAGAAGAAGGCGATCAGCTTTGGGTCAATTTGGTCTGGAAAGGTTAGAGCTCATACTTAGGGGTTATAGAGCCTTGGATCAGAAAGTCTTAACAGATAAATCAGGACAGAAGTCCTCCAGCAGCAGGTACTCTCCATGACAAACCTCTGAGTGGCTGAGAGGATGAAGATACGCCACAGGATTAGCCATGGACCAGAGTAAGGGAGGAGAAGTTCTTGGTTGAAGCTTGCAAGGTTTTATGTGCTGCTGATTGCTCTTTTGATTTGTTCAGGTCCTCATTAATGCCCTTATTCCTCATGGTTCTCCAGCGCTGCTACCATCCGTGTGAGCCGGAGGAAATCTTCAGGAGCAACAAAGAACGTCACCCAGGCTGCAGAGAGCTTCTACAGAGAGAGCGCCGTGTCACGCTCCAGCTGGCTCGACGTCTGGAAGGGACGCAAGTAGGGAAACTTAACATCTTCTCTTCATGATGTTCTTACGATCATCAGAAGTAGCTGAAAGCATGAACTGAAAGTCCAGCGGTCACCTGATCTGAGTTACATTGGTCATGACAGATCTGTTGTGTTCATTTAAGTTTTGTGATATTATCTTTAATGTATTGCCCCGCCCCCACCCTCAGGCCCCTCCCACGCAGGTCAGTCTATCacaacatgtttatttcttattcCTAAAGACACAACGTGCTGTGGACCACGTTTGATGGTCAGGTGATGGCTCTGTGGAAGAAACGCACAGTGAGTTTATAAAGCCATTATAATACTTTTACTTCTGTGGATTCACAAATCACTGCTCAGGAATTTCTTAAAATAGTTTGTCTGTGATCGCCGATTAAGGACAAGTTCTCTGAGTACGTGTTCCACGTGTCGAGCATCACCAACCTGCGCCAGCAGGACCGAGGACACTTCCTCATTTACTTCCGCAAGAAGCACTTTGAGTTCATGGCTCCCAGTGAAGGTGAGAATGATCCAGGTGTTCCACAGGGTTCTGTACTGGGAACGCTCCTGAAGCATCTGACGTTTTTATAACCGTTAGCGTTAGCAACAGAGACTCAGAGTCAgtgacacataaacacagacggTTCAATAGTTTTGGGGAATGTTTCGTGTGCAGATGTGAGGATGGGATGGATTACATCACTGCTTGCTTCCAGAGGAAGAGAAGCTCCAGCACCTCCTCTTCATCATGGCTCACTGACTATGAAAGAACCACGTAGCAAAGTTTACTGCTCCATCAGTGGACACAACCTGTGGATATACAACAGCAAAGAGGTAAAGACACAAGAGGAGTTTTCACTTCTTTTCTTATTCTATATTCTGTATTgatgttccacacacacacacacacacacacacacacacacacacacacacacacacacacacacacacacacacacacacacacacaaacacacacacacacacacacaaacacacacacacacacacacaaacacaaacacacacacacagacacacacagtcacacacacacacacacacacacacacacacacacacacacacacacacacaaacacaaacacacacacacagacacacacagtcacacacacacacacacacacacacacacacacacacacacacacacacacacacacacacacagacacacacacacacacacacacacagacacacacagacacacacacacacacacacacacacacacacacacaaacacacacacagacacacacacacacagacacagacacacacacacacacacacacacacacacagacagacacacacagacacagacacacacacacacacacacagacacacacagacacagacacacacacagacacacacagacacacacacacacacacacacacacacacacacagacacacacagacacacacacacacacacacacacacacacacagacagacacacacagacacagacacacacacacacacacacagacacacacagacacagacacagacacagacacacacagacacacacacacacacacacacacacacacacacacacacacacagacacacacagacacacacacacacacacacacacacacacacacacagacacacacacacagacacacacacacacacacacacacacacacacacacacagacacacacagacacacacacacacacacacacacacacacacacacacacacacacacacacacacacacacacacacacacaacgctgtGCTCTCTGaatcacacatcacatgaaTCTGACATTTCCATATGAACTGTTCCGTGACGTCCTTCTGATGATGAAACATGTTGCAGGACTTTAATTTGGGCCTCGGGATGACATTTGTGTACATGAACGTGGCCTCAGTAAAACAGACCGGACGCCACAGCTTTAGCCTCGTTACACCTTATAAAACATTCAAGTgagtcacttcctgttctctctGCACTTCCTGCTTCCCAGACatcaatttgttttgtttaagacTTCAAGTGTCTTCATGTGAAAACATCTAAAACT encodes:
- the oatx gene encoding solute carrier family 22 member 6; amino-acid sequence: MGFSDLLDEIGGLGRFQLIYIMMLSVPGLLMASQNLLNNFTAGIPKHHCTISNMTITLNISTSEEDELSLLRTFIPEDQSQLSECSRFVQPQWYLSSTNLSQSASLNLTEIETESCKDGWTYKRTEFISTIVSEWDLVCSLRPLKQMSQTIYMGGVLTGAIIFGGLSDRFGRKVILTWSYFQLAVLGTFTALSPSYLAYCIFRFLTGMAVSGVILNTMSLRMEWVPTRSRTLVSFLSSVFFIFGQMLLAGIAYSLKDWRKLHVAVCSPFFIVFLYCWWIAESARWLVVNGRSEEALQQLHRVARINGKQEMVEKITLEVLQSHMKKEMQSSNKVFTVYDLLRTPVIRRISLCLVAVWFSTSFAYYGLAMDLQKFGVDIYLMQLIFGAVDFPARLLALFMLNYLGRRLTQGTCLLASGFAIFTNIFISKDLQILRTTLAVLGKGFTSASFSCIYLYTGELYPTVIRQTGMGFTSTMARIGSMAAPVVLILDEVFPVLPSLVYGGAAVISGVTAFLLPETLNVPLPDTIEDVEENWSKKTHRNKEQAYSETLILDTLGQTAEEREERRSSGLVAL